One genomic window of Elaeis guineensis isolate ETL-2024a chromosome 2, EG11, whole genome shotgun sequence includes the following:
- the LOC105042156 gene encoding uncharacterized protein: MSRSHHQQNPQHPKLKPPPRPLFSCGIFRNCTQAALSPTAPPPSATTFLPSPSPPPPPSASPPRPSPPVPPPPASDPTPTIEPDRPPPSSSSSSSSSSSTSQSFTQWRFPLHHHHHHQPPTEADARPVAPPDSADDLAEAFHAAKIHFASGARLPALRLLERSLFPDPSQPGVSCPPAVMAGVVESLRDPAWARPAAKVLLALLLAEANRQAAVEAGAAAAAVEAVAASGPSGATAERALAALELLCTVAEGAAEVRGHALAAPALAGAAERMGGRGRECAIGVLTAIYGGKRASEAPEEVARAVVAAMQGECSARGRRKGAQLLRSMQEIGQLDLGNDGWNAC, encoded by the coding sequence ATGAGCCGGAGCCACCACCAGCAAAACCCTCAGCACCCGAAGCTTAAACCCCCGCCGCGGCCGCTCTTCTCCTGTGGGATTTTCCGCAACTGCACCCAAGCCGCCCTCAGCCCCACCGCTCCTCCGCCCTCTGCCACAACCTTCCTCCCCTCGCCTTCGCCCCCTCCGCCACCCTCCGCCTCTCCTCCGCGTCCTTCTCCTCCGGTCCCACCACCTCCGGCCTCCGACCCGACACCGACGATCGAACCTGATCGCCCTCCCCCTTCCTCTTCTTCGTCGTCGTCCTCCTCCTCGTCTACGTCGCAGAGTTTTACCCAGTGGCGCTTCCcgctccaccaccaccaccatcaccaACCCCCGACGGAGGCCGATGCCCGCCCGGTCGCGCCGCCCGACTCCGCGGACGACCTCGCCGAGGCCTTCCACGCCGCCAAGATCCACTTCGCCTCCGGCGCCCGTCTCCCCGCCCTCCGCCTCCTCGAGCGCTCCCTCTTCCCCGACCCCTCCCAGCCCGGCGTCTCCTGCCCCCCGGCGGTGATGGCCGGCGTGGTGGAGTCATTGCGTGATCCAGCTTGGGCTCGGCCGGCCGCGAAGGTGCTTCTGGCGCTGCTGCTGGCGGAGGCGAATCGGCAGGCGGCGGTGGAGGCCGGGGCGGCAGCGGCGGCGGTGGAGGCGGTGGCGGCGTCTGGGCCGTCGGGGGCGACTGCGGAGCGGGCGCTGGCGGCGCTGGAGCTGCTGTGCACGGTGGCGGAGGGAGCGGCGGAGGTGCGAGGGCACGCGCTGGCGGCGCCGGCTTTGGCCGGGGCGGCGGAGAGGATGGGGGGGAGGGGGCGGGAGTGTGCGATCGGGGTGCTGACGGCGATCTACGGTGGCAAGCGTGCGTCGGAGGCGCCGGAGGAGGTGGCGCGGGCGGTGGTGGCGGCGATGCAGGGGGAGTGCAGCGCGCGGGGGCGAAGAAAAGGGGCGCAATTGCTCCGCTCCATGCAGGAGATCGGACAGCTGGATCTGGGGAACGACGGGTGGAATGCGTGCTGA